A stretch of DNA from Triticum dicoccoides isolate Atlit2015 ecotype Zavitan chromosome 2A, WEW_v2.0, whole genome shotgun sequence:
ATGAACCTTTATTTATGGGGTGTTGGCAGCTTGGATTTGAAGAAGAACATCGAAAACTTGGAAAAGAATGGTGTAACGAGCATGCGATCCATGGTCAATCTTGGCTCAGAGGTGTACATGCAGGCAGAAGTGTAAACATCCTTTTCCCTCTCCCCTGCCTAAATAATCTGAAGTATAGTAACATAAACTCTCTCACTTTCTCTGTAATCTCTAGAAAAGGAATTTCTCTATCCTATTCCCAATTTAAGAAAAACCAAAGACCATCAAATAAAAATAATATTATTAGGTCGGTTGGTTTGCACTCTTTACTCTTTATAGGCCAGATTATATTACTCAATCCAATAATGTCAGTATGCATGTAAACTGGAGTGCATCTATGCTTGATGTATAGCTTTTGCAGTAGGATAGACATGAGAAAGGCGTTTCTATATGCATCTGAAAAATACGAAAAGGTCGGCTGCCTTTGTAAGAAAAAAGTGGTGTTCGCATAGGGAGACAGCAAGCAAATGAATTAGATTGATGTTCACTTCACAAATTGGAAGGATGCAGTTGGCCATTAAACAGTATAACAAGCAAACATGGAACTTGCTTTGATATGTCCTTATGCTGCTTCTTATTTTAACTACATTTGTTTAACCAGCTGTTAGCTTAACCTTAAAAGGTTGGAATAGCTTCAGATCATTATTGTGAAGTGCTAATGAGAATTGACTGTTTCGAACATAAGCCTACCTTCAGATTTCTTGAACTTTTGAGATCTTATTGCATTATTCTGTTGTGATTTCTGCAGGCCGGACAAGAGGCACATTTTTGTGGATATCGGTCTAGGTTTTCATGTGGAATTTACTTGGCAAGAGGCTCTGCAGTTTATATCTGTACGAGAAGCAAGGTTGGCCAGGTAACTCAACTCAAACATTTGAATATCAGATCTTGCTTCTGCGCAGCAGTTTTATTACGCGTGCAGCACATGTTTGTGAGAATGGAGTTATGCTAAAGAGATGTTGATGATTCAGGGAGGTTTGGGTGCTTTATGCTCTGTTCAACACAGTTTGTGTTGATAGTATATACTTGTTTTAGCCATATTATTGTACTTGGTTGAAAATGTTGGTTTAGGTGAAGTGCTTGGATTCTCCTTTTCTTGTGAATCAGGGAGAACAGAAAGAGATGGTATTCTCGAGCCTTGTGATGGCTCTTAGATTTCTAGATGATATTAGTATTTACCTATTCATGGTATCCATTTCCTTGTTGGAGCTTGATGCTCGCTTTAGCCATCAGATGCCGAATACATTTTATACAGAGGCAAAGCTGATTCTGTTCATCTGGTTTGTGTTACTTATCTGCATCTAATGTTTGCTTCCGTAGACACCCGTAGAAATTTCAGGAAGAGAACATGCTTATGTAGCATTCAATAGCATTGTAAACTGTTGTTATTCGCCGTCAGACCATACTAGTGGGTCGCCTCCTTTGTGGCTCATAGCATATATGTATCATCTTAGATGTTTCGACTCTTGAATGCCTTTATGTTTATCGGCTAACTAGTACGGGCCCAGTTGTGTAGCCACATCATTCCATTCTGTGTGCGTGTGCTCAGGTATAGCCTGCCCTGCTTGCTTTATAATAGGTTGTTTGTACTACAGCTACTGCCATTCTCAATGTTGAGCCCTTGTACGACACATTCATATGCTGTTATGGTTTCCCTTTAATTTTTATGCTTGAACGTGCCCCTTTTTTCTTGTAAAGCTCCTGATTCTCTGTAGTTGACATCCATTCACTCACATGTTAAAGTTGTAAACTTTTGCGTGTTTGCAGACAGATAGATGAGTACACACACCTCATTGCGAGCATAAAAGCACAGATCAAGATGGTATGTAGAACAAACTGCGTGCTTCGTTTATGCAGTATAGATGATGTTATAATCTGCTTATGTTCAGATGGTACTCCCTCTTATACTGTTTAAATGCAGGTGTGTGAAGGTATCCGTGAACTCCTGCAGTTAGCAGCGGAGTGAGCATTAGGGTCCCAATGCCAAGAATGTATGCCAAGAACGCAGCTCTCCCAAATCCCAATGTTTTTGTTTTAGGGTCCCAAATCCCAATGTTGATCAGGAGGCATTGTGTAAGTATAGGTGAAAGAAGTGGCAAAAGAGAATACTTTGCTTGATCTAGCATCCTGCCCGGGCGTGCCTCCTTTTCGTAAGTCTGGGAGATAAATCGTGGCGTGGCGTGCATGAGTGatgtcaactctctgttcttggacGGATGAGTGATTCAGTGGAGTGGAGCTGGGTCGTTCCTTCCCTTTGCTTGCAAAGTACAGTAGTATTCAAGAAAGCAGACGTCATCAATAAGAAGAGTTTCACACCCAGAATCTCATCGCCCAGCAAACAGCATCGATCGAGCAGCAAACCGGCGACCTCTTCCTGCTCCTGCATTGCAAGCCCAAGGCAATGGCGGCAATGGCTTCCCCCACCACGTCCACCATCCTCTCCACCCTTCTCTTCCTGATGCATTTGAACACCTCTCCGGCGACGGCCTTCTACCTCCCGGGGAGCTACCCGCACCGCTACCTCCCCGGCGAGGCCCTCGCCGCCAAGGTGAACTCCCTCACCTCGCCGTCCTCCAAGCTCCCTTTCCCCTACTACTCCCTCCCCTTCTGCGCCCCGCAAGGCGGCGTCAGCCGCGCCGCCGAGagcctcggcgagctcctcctcggggACCGCATCGAGACGTCGCCCTACCGCTTCTCCATGCTCGAGAACAGCAGCGCCGCCTTGTTCCTCTGCCGCACTGACCCGGTGTCCCCCGCCGCCGCTGACCTCATCAAGTCCCGCATCGACGATGCTTACCACGTTAACCTCCTCCTCGACACGCTCCCCGTGGTCCGGTACGTGAATAATCCCATCGCGCCGGAGGTGCTGCTCCGGTCCACGGGTTTCCCCGTCGGCGTGCGCGCCGATGACGGGGAGTACTACGTGTACAACCACCTCAGGCTCACGGTCCTGGTCAACAAGCAGAAGAATGGCACCACCAGGGTGGAGGCCTTGATGGCCACCGCCGACGCGTCTGAGCTTATCAGCCtatcaggcggcggcggcggcggcggcgggtacaCCGTCGTCGGGTTCGAGGTCGTGCCGTGCAGCGTGGAGCACGACGAGGCGGCCATCGGGGACAAGAAGATGTACGACGGCTTCTCGTCCAAGGCGGCCGCCGGATGCGACCCTTCTGTGGTCGGCATGCGCGTGCAGGCCAACAGGCCGCTGGCCTTCTCCTACGAGGTTGCCTTCGTGGAGGGCGCCGTGGAGTGGCCGTCGCGGTGGGACGCGTACCTGGAGATGGGCGGCGCCCAGGTGCACTGGTTCTCCATCCTCAACTCCATCGTGGTGGTGGCGTTCCTGGCGGCCATCGTGCTGGTCATCCTGCTGCGCACCGTGCGGCGCGACCTCGCGCAGTACGAGGAGCTCGGCAGCGAGGCGGCCCCGCACGCCGACGACATGGCCGGGTGGAAGCTCGTGGCCGGGGACGCGTTCCGGGAGCCCAGCCACCCGGTGCTCCTGTGTGTGATGGTCGGCGACGGCGTGCGCATCCTGGGCATGGGCATGGTCACCATCCTCTTCGCGGCGCTCGGGTTCATGTCTCCGGCATCCCGGGGCGCGCTCGTCAGCGGCATGCTCTGCTTGTACCTCGTCCTGGGCCTCGCCGCCGGGTACACCTCCGTGCGCCTCTGGAAGACGGTGCGGCACGGCGACAGCGCCGGGTGGAAGGCCGTGGCGTGGCGCGCCTCCTTCGTGTTCCCGGGCGTCGGGTTCTCCGTCTTCACGGCGCTCAACTGCGTGCTGTGGCACAACGGCAGCACGGGCGCCGTGCCGTTCGCGCTGTTCGTGGTGCTGATCCTGCTCTGGTTCTTCGTGTCGGTGCCGCTGACCCTGGCCGGCGGCCTCCTGGCGTCGCGCGTGCGCGGCCACGTGGAGTACCCCGTGAAGACGAACAAAATCGCGCGGCAGGTGCCGGCGGCGCAGTGCTCGCCGTGGGTTTTCGTGGCGGTGGCGGGCACGCTGCCGTTCGGGACGCTCTTCATCGAGCTCTTCTTCATCATGTCGAGCCTGTGGCTGGGGCGGGTGTACTACGTGTTCGGGTTCCTGCTGGTGGTGCTGGGGCTGCTGGTGGCGGTGTGCGCCGAGGTGTCGGTGGTGCTCACGTACATGGGGCTGTGCGTGGAGGactggcggtggtggtggcgctcCTTCTTCGCCTCCGGCTCCGTGGCCGCCTACATCCTCGGGTACGCCGTGTACTACCTCGTGTTCGACCTGCACAGCCTCAGCGGCCCGGTGTCCGCCGCGCTCTACGTCGGGTACTCGCTGCTCATGGCGCTCGCCGTCATGCTGGCCACCGGCGCCGTCGGGCTCGCCGCCTCCTTCTGCTTCGTCTACTGCCTCTTCTCCACCGTGAAGCTCGATTGATGACCCCCGTGTTGTTTCCTGTCATTTTAGATTATCTTTTTTTTTTTGCCTGACGGTAACATTTCAGATTTTAATCTCTGTTGTAAAAAAAACTACTCATTGAAGCAAAGATAATAAGCAGGGGTAAATTCCTATTCGAAAAACGCCACAGCAGTAGCAACTACAGTTGCTTCTCCTAATGActctgacgaagaactcacaacaGATACAGCATGATCACTATATCAACCTGATCGACATAATAATCGTTCGTATATGTACAATCTACATCTTTACAAACTTTCGTGTTTCACACATTGTTGTTATAGTTTCTTTATCTGCTtgtgtttgcaattttgccaagcCCCATTGATGTGGGAGTATTATAATTGGGTTAGCATACAATAGGTAATGTTGAATTATAATTATACAATATTGTTACATCAAGATATGATAGGATTTGATTTTATATGTACTAACGCCTCTAATAAAAAGTTTGAttaagttttatgtggatgaagtgttcgaaggccGAGGAAATTGATttgagaagaataaggagaggcGGCAGTTCAAGCTTTAGAATTTCCAAGGCAcccaaagtaaatattcaagggCACTCAAGCATCTAAGTTTAGGGATGCCCCAGATGACATCACATCTTTCTTCCTCAATAATTATTGGTATGTAAcaatttttgttttgttcacatgatatgcgtaaattcttGAAGGGCCTtgtgttattttattttattttagtgatGCACCATCCTGGTATGAAATAGTCCTTGATTGATTTATTAAATGTTCTTTgcacttcatttatatcttttgagtatgactttatagaatgattcatgtgcttcacttgtatcttttcaaGTTTGGATGCCCGCTTATCTACATTTCGAACACCGTTATTTGTGAaatactcttttgcttcacttatatttgttagagcttaGCCGAGtattttatagaaagaattaaattCTCATGTTTCACTTAATCTATTATATAGTTATAATAGGAATtaatcattcacatggttagtcataaaattctgcataaaacttgtagatcaccgaATATAATAAGTTTGATTTAATGTCGTCAGAATGAATATCCGGCCGTATACTAGTTTTATCTTAGTTCGGTATCGTTTTCGGTTAAAAATATATTCAAAATGTAAATATTTTCGTCCAGTTTGTATAAAATCTactgtgtttgcatgaattttgttcGCTTGGTTCAAAAAGTTGTTGACATGTATGCGGATAGCATTGGATGGCGGTCTCTCGCATCCGTGTCTGCGGACTGACCCCTGTCCATGGACAGATGCGGGAGGAAATTTATAAGtcgctgttggagatgcccttaagagcaactctagcagactccgCATCCGGCTGGCCTGCAAAACGCGTTTGCATGTCGTGGAAAACCGCTTTTGCGGGCTGGCTCGGACGGCCACAAATGCAGACCCCTCAAACGGACACGTAAAAAAGTATATTCCGTGAATATATTTTTTTACGGGTCGACTTCTGTGGGTTCTGCTCGGACACCGCCGTGACGATCCGCAAACAAAAAACGGCAATTCTCGCATTTGACATAGGTTTCCacaaataagttcaaattcaaacgacaTAACACAGTTTTACGCGCAAATAAAAGCGAAGTTCAGTACGACAAACGCAAAAGAGGGCCCTGCAAAAGTCTACGCCCATGTCCGGCACCATCTTGGTCAATCTTCACTCCGCACCATCTTGGCCGAGTCCATCTTGAAGTTCATCGCCACCAAGGAATCCACCTCCGGCGCTTGTTCCAACTCCGGCCCCGAAATCATCGACATTGCCACCATATGGAGAAGAGAAAACATCTTCGAACTGTAGCACGCACCGGCCGACACAActattctcctcttcaagatttctctccttaccatatcatgccatgttttggtgagatcgtccatgtcattgcggttcattgacatgatcttgttctcttcggcgagcAGCTTGGACATGGCTTTGTTTTCTGCAGCGCGTgctcttctctcctcaatggcAGCTTTGCAGCCTCTCTTCCTTGAGCAATTGCCACTTTTCTTGCTTCTCCTTTGCCTgcttctcggccaactctttcttgatctccaacgacttcaacaacataaactcgtttgattgcaccatggcatcaatcttctccctcaagctcgatgcttcttgctctctcttcatcttctctttagTCTTCTTGTTGCCATCGGGCTTGTGcaaatttcttgggccatcatcatcctcatcttcatccatgtttttAAGGGAGCCTCTCTTTGGTGGGGATTCTTTGTCgatcaacttccacttctcgcaCTTTTTGAGCAACTCCCAACAAGGCGGCTTCTTTGTAGCCGGAATCTTCCTCCGTTTTACGCCGGCGACCTTGCCGACATTCTCCGTCGTCGGCGGGGATCGCGCTGCGACGTTGGCGCCCGGAGCACGGGCCTTCGCGGCGGGGGTAGCCGGATTCCCGCCCTGCACGACCACGTTTCCCTGCCACTTGTGAGCAGGCGTGGCGTTagcttgggcggcggcggcggggccaatATGGCCGGTGACGAGATCCGCCCGAGGGGAAGGAGCGTGCGCGACCTTGACGGTGACGGGGGACAGCAGGGAGTCGTCCATGGCGGAGAGGGACTGCCAGGGAGAAAGCACCGAAGCGTGGGGAGGCGGGGCAATGGTGGCAGAGGATGGGGGGAGCGGGAAAGGACGCAcagaaatgtccctcccgccaaatctcgcTGCGGATAGGGGCTGAGCTCGTGTTGGCCTCCGACCCCGTGAAACTAGAGGTTGGGGAGAATATTTGTCGCGCCCTGCAAAACAATTTGCGGGTCGGGGCGGGATGCGGGTTCTGATCGGACAGGTTTTCCCACCCCAACCCGCactttggcggttattttgcgggttgGGGCGGGATGCGAGGTCTGCTGGAGTTGCTCTAACAGCCTTATTTTCCGttcctcttttttctctcatttttatcctTATTGCTTATGTGGTGCATGTAAGTATTGCTACTGTCTAATATGTGGAAAAAGCTAGCGAGTGTTGGATCCTAAAAAAATGTGTAAGGGTAGCAaaaccatactccctccgtttcagtttacaaggtgTGCGCGTACCCTAGGTTACCAATTTTACCAccgtaatataaactatataacacaaaaattataccatttgaaaatagaacatctgaagtttatgatggtatgttttttgtaatatataacttctattaggttggtcaaattgacgacctagaggTACATGCACATCttgtaaactgggagagagggagtactaATAAGCTACGCTAGTCATTAATAGGTTTGGCTTGTTGCCCTTTAAAATGCAGTCATGCATTTATCGTatcccctccatttttatatataaGGCCACAAACTTAAATTATAGATACCAATGTAAATTTTAATGCCTGCTTTGCAAGTCAGCTTTTCTTTTCGTTTACTAGGAGGAGGAAGTAGCTGACTGTCATTATGACTGCATTCATGCAACTATTAAACAGGTTACTAGTACGAGAAAATATCATTAATTTTGTCTCGATTACTGGTGACCTTCTATAAATGCAAAACATATATTTTATaatgccttgtataagtaaatggagggagtatttcaaATTGACCAAGCCACTAGGATAATGCTCTCCATGAAAATGAAAAGAAAGGCACTTGGAGTTAAGCTGGTCCTCTGCTTTGGTAACGAGCTGATGTAACTGACTAGCAgggctcactagtagaaaaagggccatttgtcccggttcgtaagggccatttgtctcagttgttgaaccgggactaaagggtcgttactaaagccctcctttagtcccggttcttacacgaaccgagacagatgggcctccacatggccggtgcggcgagcccaggcaggcggccctttggtcccggttggtggcaccaaccggggatTAATAGgcgtccacgcgtcagcagctggcaggagccGAGATTTTTATTTTTTAAGggggtggtttaggggttttggggggttaatttaggtgtttcatatattgtgttagctagctaattaatagagagaagtgtcctctcttatcttcgtgcttggtcgacgctacgtactatacatatagagagggctcgacacgctagctagtaagcaaatgaagaaaacagaagatcatcatgaacatatgcatacagagagaagtgatatcgaccacctctccttcttcgagagattggtcgaacaacaagttttcgtatatctatccgacgctactggctacatatatacaatataagatctcttacaatataatcttctaattatatatgaactcagGTTCCATATGATATTCTCCGTCTTTATCAATcaggtggtcaagaaagaatgtcgctaattcctcttgaattgctcgcatacgatctggtggtaggagttcatctcgCATCCGAAACAtccaatttgaagaagggggtcaatacatacatatatatatatatatatatatatatatatatatatatatatatatatatgaataaatgaaactcaacacaaatgatggtaataaaataaaattgtgaatattattatttacgcacttcatattgtttgtcagagtagccccgctcacaggtcgtatggcggatggactcgcaaacgtagtatccacagtaattatttccggcttcctgccacaaccactttacaagaaatagaggtcaatcaaactaaaaAGCAAGCATgctataaatggtattgatgaaactagcgcttgaatcactaggagatgcgtggaacatgctagtagtacttactttcgggtgtctaaattgcagcttcttcggcagcccCGGAGCTTTTGAGGTGAATTttgtccaaaccctgccagacaaagaaaacaattacttgatatcaggaaatgaacaaagttgccgatatggtgcgataatgatcgatttaacttacttctcgagcatttcaatcATCTCCGCATACtcatggggatcttttcgtctcgagtctaagacggttactagtccctgttcaatcttaatctctaggagaatatagtggaacctgcacacgcatgcataactcatcaattacattactataacctggactaataagggaaaccgaatatgcacaagacagtaacactcacttgaagttgtaaggaaagagtattatatctttgttttcatttattaccaacgatcgtagcaagttggcctcggtctcTCTGGCCTTAAATTCAACcgtatatgcatctatgagatttgtgttaatgaacccaatatcaccgatttgttttttcttcaattcggcgatcttcaatctgtataatatagtgaggataattatatatacatgcaatgaaagagctaacctatatatagagacttaatgacagaagtagtacttacagatagtagcaagtgaccattcatttatcgagggcctttcgattgaaaaactggaagaactcctcaaatggaacattcaacagatcaattccaatgagttcatgctcctctttaactctcagcgtcaaaatattcaccccccagactctctgcaggttttcatgtaccaatcatggaatcttcgcatcatcgttgttagagatctttcatcattgacgagaggcttcccgt
This window harbors:
- the LOC119356726 gene encoding transmembrane 9 superfamily member 11-like, yielding MAAMASPTTSTILSTLLFLMHLNTSPATAFYLPGSYPHRYLPGEALAAKVNSLTSPSSKLPFPYYSLPFCAPQGGVSRAAESLGELLLGDRIETSPYRFSMLENSSAALFLCRTDPVSPAAADLIKSRIDDAYHVNLLLDTLPVVRYVNNPIAPEVLLRSTGFPVGVRADDGEYYVYNHLRLTVLVNKQKNGTTRVEALMATADASELISLSGGGGGGGGYTVVGFEVVPCSVEHDEAAIGDKKMYDGFSSKAAAGCDPSVVGMRVQANRPLAFSYEVAFVEGAVEWPSRWDAYLEMGGAQVHWFSILNSIVVVAFLAAIVLVILLRTVRRDLAQYEELGSEAAPHADDMAGWKLVAGDAFREPSHPVLLCVMVGDGVRILGMGMVTILFAALGFMSPASRGALVSGMLCLYLVLGLAAGYTSVRLWKTVRHGDSAGWKAVAWRASFVFPGVGFSVFTALNCVLWHNGSTGAVPFALFVVLILLWFFVSVPLTLAGGLLASRVRGHVEYPVKTNKIARQVPAAQCSPWVFVAVAGTLPFGTLFIELFFIMSSLWLGRVYYVFGFLLVVLGLLVAVCAEVSVVLTYMGLCVEDWRWWWRSFFASGSVAAYILGYAVYYLVFDLHSLSGPVSAALYVGYSLLMALAVMLATGAVGLAASFCFVYCLFSTVKLD
- the LOC119356727 gene encoding protein UXT homolog isoform X2 encodes the protein MAMAVAEARLRQDKVKKFEDFVDRRLKPDLVNAIAQRDNLFQQQKTFLDLKKNIENLEKNGVTSMRSMVNLGSEVYMQAEVPDKRHIFVDIGLGFHVEFTWQEALQFISVREARLARQIDEYTHLIASIKAQIKMVCEGIRELLQLAAE